One genomic window of Halolamina sediminis includes the following:
- a CDS encoding RAD55 family ATPase, with translation MARRLSTGINVLDREIEGGLPAGSIVLLSAEPASQSELFLYELTAERQTLYLTTIRSDQAVTDAIDRTTTRTGDPTVRDVGGDAPLDRANRLIGTLPEEATLIVDVVDALERYDRGRYRRFLNELQTVMVNTGGVAILHGLNGVDVPNHRDLTAHVADVVFDLQTTVTNAEVENRLVIPKFRGGKALSEPIKLRLAESVNIDTSRDIA, from the coding sequence ATGGCGAGACGGCTCTCGACCGGCATCAACGTCCTCGACCGCGAGATCGAGGGCGGCCTCCCGGCGGGCTCGATCGTGCTGCTCTCCGCCGAACCCGCCAGCCAGTCGGAGCTGTTCCTCTACGAACTCACCGCCGAGCGACAGACCCTCTATCTCACGACCATCCGCTCCGATCAGGCCGTGACCGACGCGATCGACCGGACGACTACCCGGACGGGCGATCCGACGGTCCGCGATGTGGGCGGTGACGCACCGCTCGACCGGGCGAACCGCTTGATCGGTACGCTGCCCGAGGAAGCGACGCTGATCGTCGACGTGGTCGACGCGCTGGAGCGCTACGACCGGGGGCGCTACCGGCGCTTCCTCAACGAACTCCAGACCGTGATGGTCAACACCGGCGGCGTCGCGATCCTCCACGGGCTGAACGGCGTCGACGTGCCGAACCATCGTGACCTGACCGCCCACGTCGCAGACGTCGTGTTCGACCTGCAGACGACCGTCACAAACGCCGAGGTGGAGAACCGCCTCGTGATCCCCAAGTTCCGCGGCGGGAAGGCCCTCTCCGAGCCGATCAAGCTCCGGCTGGCCGAGAGCGTCAACATCGACACCTCCCGGGATATCGCCTGA
- a CDS encoding MinD/ParA family ATP-binding protein, producing MLAIAGGKGGVGKTTTALGLAAALPDRPLVVDADCDMPNLHALAGVPADERPHVCPAHDCRVLPTPEDRPDSLDQCLERLRVEADAHTLVDTPAGAGVDAATPLRIADGVVLVSTACAPALRDAAKTASMARAVGTPVLGAVLTRTLARPPNVAELLGCPLLGVVPDAAGRPLDDRRVRERYEAAAAALLDATTSL from the coding sequence ATGCTCGCGATCGCTGGCGGCAAGGGCGGCGTCGGGAAGACCACGACCGCGCTCGGCCTCGCCGCTGCCCTCCCCGACCGCCCGTTGGTCGTCGATGCCGACTGCGACATGCCGAACCTCCACGCGCTCGCCGGCGTTCCCGCCGACGAGAGGCCCCACGTCTGTCCGGCACACGACTGTCGTGTCCTTCCCACGCCGGAGGATCGTCCCGACTCGCTCGATCAGTGCCTCGAACGCCTCCGGGTGGAGGCCGACGCCCACACGCTCGTCGACACGCCCGCTGGTGCGGGTGTCGACGCCGCGACGCCGCTCCGGATCGCCGACGGCGTCGTGCTGGTGAGCACTGCTTGTGCACCGGCGCTGCGGGACGCTGCTAAGACAGCGTCGATGGCCCGCGCGGTCGGCACGCCCGTCCTCGGAGCGGTCCTCACCCGCACGCTCGCCCGTCCGCCGAACGTGGCGGAACTGCTCGGCTGTCCGCTCCTCGGCGTCGTTCCCGACGCCGCGGGTCGACCACTCGACGACCGGCGGGTCCGCGAGCGGTACGAGGCGGCCGCGGCCGCGCTCCTCGACGCGACGACGTCGTTGTGA
- a CDS encoding YlbF family regulator, whose protein sequence is MSVAKTVEDLGAELGERIAATDEYERFEAAKRAVEASEEAQQRIEQFESLRAELTTARKTGEADQELVDEVRQAQHELHSLPEMAEFLEAQEAFQARLDAVNDAISSELVVDFGGEAGGCCQD, encoded by the coding sequence ATGAGCGTCGCCAAGACCGTCGAGGATCTCGGTGCCGAACTCGGCGAACGCATCGCCGCCACCGACGAGTACGAGCGCTTCGAGGCAGCCAAACGCGCCGTCGAGGCGAGCGAGGAGGCCCAGCAGCGCATCGAGCAGTTCGAGTCGCTCCGGGCCGAACTCACGACTGCTCGGAAGACCGGCGAGGCCGATCAGGAGCTGGTCGACGAGGTCCGACAGGCCCAGCACGAGCTTCACTCGCTGCCCGAGATGGCGGAGTTCCTCGAGGCCCAGGAGGCGTTTCAGGCACGCCTCGATGCGGTGAACGACGCGATCTCCTCCGAGCTCGTCGTCGACTTCGGTGGCGAGGCCGGCGGCTGCTGTCAGGACTGA
- a CDS encoding sodium:calcium antiporter has translation MSVLLAAVATLVATGVVWKGSEMLEEASDQLSTHYGLPPVIQGSVVAAIGSSFPELSIAVLSAVLHGSFDLGVGAVVGSAVFNILVIPGVAALLSEDELNASRDVVYKEALFYMLSVAALLLVFSLGVIYYPAESSRLAAEIPPWLGMVLIGLYGLYVFIQYADTVEYAAEPPTESVNVARQWGALLLSLALVLVAVEGFVYGADVFAAAFGVPEAVWGLTVVAAATSLPDTLVSVRAAREGRGVTSLGNVLGSNVFDLLVAVPAGIVLAGGAVINYGVAVPMMTFLVVATVALFTALRTDLQLSDREAWLLLVFYAVFVVWMLLETFAVLNVVPGL, from the coding sequence ATGTCGGTGCTGCTCGCGGCGGTCGCGACGCTCGTGGCGACGGGAGTCGTCTGGAAAGGATCGGAGATGCTGGAGGAGGCGAGCGATCAGCTCTCGACGCACTACGGACTGCCGCCGGTGATACAGGGGTCCGTCGTCGCCGCGATCGGATCGAGCTTCCCGGAGCTGTCGATCGCGGTGCTGTCGGCCGTGCTCCACGGATCGTTCGACCTCGGAGTCGGCGCCGTTGTCGGGTCGGCAGTGTTCAACATCCTCGTCATTCCCGGCGTGGCGGCGCTGCTCTCCGAGGACGAGCTGAACGCCAGCCGCGACGTGGTGTACAAGGAGGCGCTGTTCTACATGCTCTCCGTCGCGGCGTTGCTGCTGGTGTTCTCGCTGGGCGTGATCTACTACCCCGCCGAGAGCTCGCGGCTGGCCGCGGAGATTCCGCCGTGGCTCGGGATGGTGCTCATCGGGCTCTACGGACTCTACGTGTTCATCCAGTACGCCGACACCGTAGAGTACGCCGCCGAGCCCCCAACAGAGTCCGTGAACGTCGCTCGACAGTGGGGCGCGCTCCTGCTCAGCCTCGCGCTCGTGCTCGTGGCAGTCGAGGGGTTCGTCTACGGCGCGGACGTGTTCGCCGCCGCCTTCGGCGTGCCGGAAGCAGTCTGGGGCCTGACCGTCGTCGCCGCCGCCACCTCGCTACCGGACACGCTGGTGTCGGTCCGGGCCGCCCGCGAGGGGCGGGGCGTGACCAGCCTCGGGAACGTGCTCGGGAGCAACGTGTTCGACCTACTCGTCGCCGTCCCCGCCGGGATCGTGCTCGCCGGCGGCGCGGTGATCAACTACGGGGTCGCTGTCCCGATGATGACGTTCCTCGTCGTGGCGACGGTCGCGCTGTTCACCGCGCTCCGGACGGATCTCCAGCTCAGCGACCGCGAGGCGTGGCTGCTGCTCGTGTTCTACGCGGTGTTCGTGGTGTGGATGCTGCTGGAGACGTTCGCCGTCCTCAACGTCGTCCCCGGGCTCTGA
- a CDS encoding alpha/beta hydrolase — translation MTDIPLEHVHREPDNPTGNALFVLHGRGADEQDLLPIADRLPGDRHVVSFRAPDRLRGGYTWYDLDLSGGGLESSQPDPDGFRRSLDVVAESVDAAIDAYDLDADSLGLLGFSQGAITSLSLVLEQPDTFAWVAAHHGYLADSHAGRSPDGIEGKPVFVAAGAADQIIPASRSEAAAEGMREAGAAVTFGTFEGGHGIGPDELDAVQAFVEEQA, via the coding sequence ATGACCGACATCCCGCTCGAACACGTCCACCGCGAGCCCGACAACCCCACCGGTAACGCTTTGTTCGTTCTCCACGGCCGCGGCGCCGACGAACAGGACCTCCTCCCCATCGCGGACCGCCTGCCCGGCGACCGTCACGTCGTCAGCTTCCGCGCGCCGGACCGCCTGCGTGGCGGCTACACGTGGTACGATCTCGACCTCTCCGGCGGCGGCCTCGAGTCGAGCCAGCCCGACCCCGATGGGTTCCGGCGCAGCCTCGACGTGGTCGCCGAGTCCGTCGACGCCGCGATCGACGCCTACGACCTCGACGCCGACAGCCTCGGCCTGCTGGGGTTCAGTCAGGGCGCGATCACCAGCCTCTCGCTGGTGCTCGAACAGCCCGACACGTTCGCGTGGGTCGCCGCCCACCACGGCTACCTCGCCGACTCCCACGCCGGCCGCTCGCCGGACGGGATCGAGGGCAAACCCGTGTTCGTCGCCGCCGGCGCGGCCGATCAGATCATCCCCGCCAGTCGCTCGGAGGCGGCCGCGGAGGGGATGCGCGAGGCCGGCGCAGCCGTGACGTTCGGCACGTTCGAGGGCGGTCACGGGATCGGCCCGGACGAACTCGACGCGGTGCAGGCGTTCGTCGAGGAACAGGCGTAG
- a CDS encoding ABC1 kinase family protein, with translation MIGLVRRYLLVVLRFLPFAVSFLRDRRRFLLFGPARQVSEQSHRRRAERIRDTMVALGPAFVKIGQVLSTRPDIVPPTYADVFGTLQDEIPEDVGGDPRTVLEAELGDELDLSTLERVAGGSLAFVYTVAYGDERIALKVRRPGLKPLIERDLRVIRGLLPLVTPFLDERQRYSVRNVADDFEEVIIDELDFARERAIMDDIRTNFADDDRVVIPAGYEELSSERVLAMEYLTGRKVTDDDAFDGVDVGPHEMATWITEIYLEMGLVDGVFHADPHPGNLAVTEDGRLLIFDFGMSERLPATTQDDIVDLYRALVQRDTDGLVDALIALDVFERGVDRAEVRRVLELVIENLAGRSEVTWRTIITELITSLREFPFRIPPDVMLLVRVGTVGEGVCRQLDPEFDFLAAVRTFLLEQGLIESELAAMVEDSLADARQSVPAMARLPTRLDRTLDQLERGELTVRTKPPADRGAGDPALGYAVLAGGSAVAAAVLTIGAPGYAAPVGGSAAVFLLAYLLRRLG, from the coding sequence ATGATCGGGCTCGTCAGGCGGTACCTGCTCGTCGTTCTCCGGTTTCTCCCCTTCGCGGTCAGCTTCCTCCGTGACCGCCGGCGGTTCCTCCTGTTCGGCCCCGCCCGGCAGGTGAGCGAGCAGAGCCACCGCCGGCGGGCCGAGCGCATCCGGGACACGATGGTGGCGCTCGGCCCGGCGTTCGTCAAGATCGGGCAGGTGCTCTCGACGCGCCCGGACATCGTTCCGCCGACGTACGCCGACGTGTTCGGGACTCTCCAGGACGAGATACCCGAGGACGTCGGGGGCGATCCGCGGACGGTCCTCGAGGCGGAGCTCGGCGACGAGCTCGACCTGTCGACGCTCGAACGGGTCGCCGGCGGCTCGCTCGCGTTCGTCTACACGGTCGCCTACGGCGACGAGCGGATCGCTCTGAAAGTTCGCCGGCCGGGGCTCAAGCCCCTGATCGAGCGCGACCTCCGGGTGATCCGGGGGCTGCTCCCGCTGGTCACCCCGTTTCTCGACGAGCGACAGCGGTACTCGGTTCGGAACGTCGCCGACGACTTCGAGGAAGTCATCATCGACGAGCTCGACTTCGCCCGGGAGCGGGCGATCATGGACGACATCCGGACGAACTTCGCCGACGACGACCGCGTCGTGATCCCCGCCGGCTACGAGGAGCTCTCCTCGGAGCGCGTGCTCGCCATGGAGTACCTGACCGGCCGGAAGGTGACCGACGACGACGCGTTCGACGGCGTCGACGTCGGGCCACACGAGATGGCGACGTGGATCACGGAGATCTACCTGGAGATGGGGCTGGTCGACGGCGTGTTTCACGCCGACCCGCACCCGGGCAACCTCGCGGTCACCGAGGACGGCCGGCTGCTGATCTTCGACTTCGGGATGAGCGAACGGCTCCCGGCGACGACACAGGACGACATCGTCGACCTCTATCGGGCGCTGGTCCAGCGGGACACCGACGGGCTCGTCGACGCGCTGATCGCGCTCGACGTTTTCGAACGCGGCGTCGACCGCGCCGAGGTCAGGCGCGTGCTCGAACTCGTCATCGAGAACCTCGCCGGACGGTCGGAGGTCACGTGGCGAACCATCATCACCGAACTCATCACGTCGCTCCGGGAGTTCCCGTTCCGCATCCCGCCCGACGTGATGTTGCTCGTTCGTGTCGGCACCGTCGGCGAGGGCGTCTGTCGGCAGCTCGATCCGGAGTTCGACTTCCTCGCGGCCGTCCGGACGTTCCTGCTCGAACAGGGGCTGATCGAGAGCGAGCTCGCCGCGATGGTCGAGGACTCGCTGGCCGACGCCCGGCAGTCGGTGCCCGCGATGGCTAGACTCCCCACCAGACTCGACCGGACGCTGGACCAGCTCGAACGTGGGGAGCTGACGGTCCGAACCAAGCCGCCCGCTGACCGCGGCGCCGGCGACCCGGCTCTCGGATACGCGGTGCTCGCCGGCGGGTCGGCCGTCGCGGCGGCCGTGCTCACGATCGGCGCGCCCGGATACGCCGCCCCGGTCGGCGGCTCGGCGGCCGTCTTCCTCCTTGCCTACCTCCTCCGGCGTCTCGGGTAG
- the ileS gene encoding isoleucine--tRNA ligase, producing the protein MDEEVPDQYDPRAVEDTVSAYWDDHDAYERTKEAHADDPPFFFVDGPPYTSGQMHLGTAWNKTLKDAVIRRKRMEGHHVTDRPGYDMHGLPIETKVEQELGFDSKQDIEEYGMEKFIEECKRFAVENRENMDEDFQSIGVWMDWENPYQTISPEYMESAWWAFSQAHDNGLVEQGKRSITQCPRCETAIAKNEVEYHQVEDPSIYVQFPLADREGSLVAWTTTPWTVPANTFVAVDEAATYAKVRAENGGETDVLYVATDCVEDVLKKGRYDEYEIEEELAGEELVGWQYDHPLAEEVPDHPDFTGAGEVYHADYVETDRTGLVHSAPGHGQEDFERGDELGLDIFCPVGSDGVYDERAGKYAGQFVRDANEEIIDDLRENGYLLAHETYTHDYGQCWRCDTDIIFLATEQWFVTVTDVKEELLENMEDSEWHPAEARDNRFRNFIEDSPDWNVSRQRYWGIPIPIWTPEDSTAEETTEDDWIVVGTREELAERADQDVAAEELDLHRPTVDDLTITEGDTTYTRVPDVFDVWLDSSVASWGTLDYPSQQENFDEFWPADVIVEAHDQTRGWFWSQLGMGTAAVDQVPYDEVVMHGFALDSDGRKMSKSLGNIVTPHEAIEEVGRDPLRAYLLQHDQHGADLRFEWEGLDEMQSTLNILWNVFRFPLPYMELDDYDPGEADLSDGDRSVVDEWVLSRLQTVEQETEDAWEEYAVHDALNTLLDFVTEDVSRFYVKAIRERMWEESDSASKRAAYATLSTVLNEVVRLLAPFTPYLADRMYQTLDGETETVHMLEAATPDDDLHDPDLERNMAVLRDVEEAAANARQQGGRKLRWPVQEVVIETDDETVADAMRDLEDLFLERVNAQKLTVTEDYEELVAVADPQMSVIGPAFGGDAQDVMAAVRGEPREGVEGGVEVNGETVELTEEMVEYETEPPEHVSGAEFDGGSVYVNTELTEAIEREGYARDLIRRVQETRKRLELDVEEEIRVAVDIDDERVAGFFDDRRDLVAEEVRAAEFVDVSEIDEDSGLVEEWEIEGVPVTIGVEPVDG; encoded by the coding sequence ATGGACGAAGAGGTCCCGGACCAGTACGACCCACGGGCGGTGGAGGACACCGTCTCGGCGTACTGGGACGACCACGACGCCTACGAACGGACCAAGGAGGCACACGCCGACGACCCGCCATTCTTCTTCGTCGACGGCCCGCCGTACACCTCCGGGCAGATGCACCTGGGCACGGCGTGGAACAAGACCCTCAAGGACGCCGTCATCCGCCGGAAACGGATGGAGGGCCACCACGTCACCGACCGGCCTGGCTACGACATGCACGGCCTGCCCATCGAGACGAAAGTCGAGCAGGAGCTCGGCTTCGACTCCAAGCAGGACATCGAGGAGTACGGAATGGAGAAGTTCATCGAGGAGTGCAAGCGGTTCGCCGTCGAGAACCGCGAGAACATGGACGAGGACTTCCAGTCCATCGGCGTCTGGATGGACTGGGAGAACCCCTACCAGACGATCTCGCCGGAGTACATGGAGTCGGCGTGGTGGGCGTTCTCGCAGGCTCACGACAACGGGCTCGTCGAGCAGGGCAAGCGCTCGATTACCCAGTGCCCGCGGTGTGAAACCGCGATCGCGAAAAACGAGGTCGAGTACCACCAGGTCGAGGATCCCTCGATCTACGTGCAGTTCCCGCTGGCCGACCGCGAGGGAAGCCTCGTCGCGTGGACCACGACCCCGTGGACCGTCCCGGCGAACACGTTCGTCGCCGTCGACGAGGCCGCGACGTACGCGAAAGTACGCGCCGAGAACGGCGGTGAGACGGACGTGCTGTACGTCGCGACCGACTGCGTCGAGGACGTGCTGAAGAAGGGTCGGTACGACGAGTACGAGATCGAAGAGGAGCTCGCAGGCGAGGAGCTCGTGGGGTGGCAGTACGACCACCCGCTCGCCGAGGAGGTGCCCGACCACCCCGACTTCACCGGCGCCGGCGAAGTGTACCACGCCGACTACGTCGAGACCGACCGCACCGGACTGGTCCACTCCGCGCCCGGCCACGGGCAGGAGGACTTCGAGCGCGGCGACGAACTCGGGCTGGACATCTTCTGCCCCGTGGGCAGCGACGGCGTCTACGACGAGCGCGCCGGGAAGTACGCCGGCCAGTTCGTCCGCGACGCCAACGAGGAGATCATCGACGACCTCCGGGAGAACGGCTACCTGCTCGCCCACGAGACGTACACCCACGACTACGGCCAGTGCTGGCGGTGTGACACGGACATCATCTTCCTCGCGACCGAGCAGTGGTTCGTCACCGTCACCGACGTGAAGGAGGAGCTGCTCGAGAACATGGAAGACAGCGAGTGGCACCCGGCAGAGGCCCGGGACAACCGCTTCCGGAACTTCATCGAGGACTCGCCGGACTGGAACGTCTCCCGGCAGCGCTACTGGGGGATCCCGATCCCGATCTGGACGCCCGAGGACAGCACCGCCGAGGAGACGACCGAGGACGACTGGATCGTCGTCGGCACGCGCGAGGAGCTCGCGGAACGCGCCGATCAGGACGTGGCGGCCGAGGAGCTCGACCTCCACCGGCCGACCGTCGACGACCTGACGATCACCGAGGGTGACACGACCTACACCCGCGTTCCGGACGTGTTCGACGTGTGGCTGGACTCCTCAGTCGCCTCGTGGGGCACGCTCGACTACCCCAGCCAGCAAGAGAACTTCGACGAGTTCTGGCCCGCCGACGTGATCGTCGAGGCCCACGACCAGACCCGCGGCTGGTTCTGGTCCCAGCTCGGGATGGGCACCGCCGCGGTCGATCAGGTGCCGTACGACGAGGTCGTGATGCACGGGTTCGCGCTGGACAGCGACGGCCGCAAGATGTCCAAGAGCCTCGGCAACATCGTCACGCCCCACGAGGCGATCGAGGAGGTCGGCCGCGACCCCCTCCGGGCGTACCTGCTCCAGCACGACCAGCACGGCGCCGACCTACGCTTCGAGTGGGAGGGGCTCGACGAGATGCAGTCGACGCTCAACATCCTCTGGAACGTGTTCCGGTTCCCGCTGCCGTACATGGAGCTGGACGACTACGACCCCGGCGAGGCCGACCTGAGCGACGGCGACCGCTCGGTCGTCGACGAGTGGGTGCTCTCCCGGCTCCAGACGGTCGAGCAGGAGACCGAGGACGCGTGGGAGGAGTACGCCGTCCACGACGCCCTCAACACGCTGCTCGACTTCGTGACCGAGGACGTGAGCCGGTTCTACGTGAAGGCGATCCGCGAGCGCATGTGGGAGGAAAGTGACTCGGCGAGCAAGCGCGCCGCGTACGCGACGCTCTCGACCGTGCTGAACGAGGTCGTCCGCCTGCTCGCGCCCTTTACCCCCTATCTCGCCGACCGGATGTACCAGACGCTCGACGGCGAGACCGAGACGGTCCACATGCTCGAGGCGGCGACGCCGGACGACGACCTGCACGACCCCGATCTGGAGCGGAACATGGCCGTACTCCGCGACGTAGAGGAGGCCGCCGCGAACGCCCGCCAGCAGGGCGGCCGGAAGCTCCGCTGGCCCGTCCAGGAGGTCGTGATCGAGACCGACGACGAGACGGTCGCCGACGCGATGCGCGATCTGGAGGATCTGTTCCTCGAGCGCGTGAACGCACAGAAGCTCACCGTCACCGAGGACTACGAGGAGCTCGTGGCGGTCGCGGACCCGCAGATGAGCGTGATCGGTCCGGCGTTCGGCGGCGACGCACAGGACGTGATGGCCGCCGTCCGCGGCGAGCCCCGCGAGGGAGTCGAAGGCGGCGTCGAGGTGAACGGCGAGACCGTCGAACTGACCGAGGAGATGGTCGAGTACGAGACCGAGCCGCCCGAGCACGTCTCCGGCGCCGAGTTCGACGGAGGGTCCGTCTACGTGAACACCGAACTCACCGAGGCGATCGAGCGTGAAGGGTACGCCCGCGACCTGATCCGCCGAGTACAGGAGACCCGCAAGCGCCTCGAACTCGACGTGGAGGAGGAGATCCGCGTCGCGGTCGATATCGACGACGAGCGCGTGGCGGGGTTCTTCGACGACCGTCGCGATCTCGTCGCCGAGGAGGTCCGAGCCGCCGAGTTCGTCGACGTGAGCGAGATCGACGAGGACAGCGGCCTCGTCGAGGAGTGGGAGATCGAAGGCGTTCCGGTCACGATTGGCGTCGAGCCCGTCGACGGCTGA
- a CDS encoding FAD-dependent oxidoreductase, which translates to MTVETEVAVIGGGATGVGVARDLAMRGVDVALLERGTGLNAGTSGCSHGVLHSGARYAESDPEGAADCLRENRTLREIAPGCVVESGGLFVRLAGDDPDYFERKLDACREVGMEPTRLNPDELRERVPGAAGAVEEGFAVPDGVVSPARLVAATAASARDHGASIHTGSAVTDIDAGSDSERLAVHVDGGPTIVADSVVNAAGPWAGEVAAMAGADLGMRPTRGVMVAVDYSGLGPVLNRCREPADGDIVVPHGEQAVLGTTSVAVDDPDTFEREDWEVERTVTECAAMLPAVADATVERTYWGLRPLYEPDELDREGRGISRDFAVVAHDAAPGLVSVVGGKLTTYRRMAEAVADRVCGDLGVEEPCRTAEGPLPEAGTPERLDELAREFGAVGPADADVVGE; encoded by the coding sequence ATGACTGTCGAGACGGAGGTAGCCGTGATCGGCGGCGGCGCGACCGGCGTCGGCGTCGCTCGCGACCTCGCGATGCGCGGTGTCGACGTGGCGCTGCTCGAACGCGGCACGGGGCTCAACGCCGGCACGTCGGGGTGCTCACACGGCGTGCTCCACAGCGGCGCTCGATACGCCGAGTCCGATCCCGAGGGAGCCGCCGACTGCTTGCGGGAGAACCGAACCCTCCGCGAGATTGCCCCTGGCTGTGTCGTCGAGTCCGGCGGCCTGTTCGTCCGGCTCGCGGGCGACGATCCCGACTACTTCGAGCGGAAGCTCGACGCCTGCCGCGAGGTCGGGATGGAGCCGACGCGTCTCAACCCCGACGAGCTCCGCGAGCGCGTCCCCGGAGCCGCCGGGGCTGTCGAAGAGGGGTTCGCCGTTCCCGACGGCGTCGTCTCCCCCGCACGGCTCGTAGCCGCGACAGCGGCGAGTGCTCGCGACCATGGCGCGAGCATCCACACCGGATCGGCGGTGACCGACATCGACGCCGGTTCGGACTCCGAACGTCTCGCCGTGCACGTCGACGGCGGACCCACGATCGTCGCCGATTCGGTGGTGAACGCCGCAGGTCCATGGGCGGGCGAGGTCGCCGCGATGGCCGGCGCCGATCTGGGGATGCGCCCGACTCGGGGCGTGATGGTGGCCGTCGACTATTCGGGCCTCGGGCCGGTTCTCAACCGGTGCCGAGAGCCGGCCGACGGCGATATCGTCGTTCCCCACGGCGAGCAGGCGGTTCTCGGGACGACCAGCGTCGCCGTCGACGACCCCGACACGTTCGAGCGCGAGGACTGGGAAGTCGAGCGGACGGTGACGGAGTGTGCCGCGATGCTGCCGGCGGTGGCCGACGCGACGGTCGAACGGACGTACTGGGGGCTCCGGCCACTGTACGAACCGGACGAACTCGACCGCGAAGGGCGGGGCATCTCCCGGGATTTCGCGGTCGTCGCCCACGACGCTGCGCCGGGGCTAGTCAGCGTCGTCGGCGGGAAGCTCACGACGTACCGGCGCATGGCCGAAGCTGTAGCTGATCGCGTCTGCGGGGATCTGGGCGTCGAGGAGCCCTGCCGAACTGCCGAGGGGCCGCTTCCGGAAGCAGGGACTCCCGAGCGGCTCGACGAGCTGGCTCGGGAGTTCGGTGCGGTCGGCCCTGCCGACGCCGACGTGGTCGGGGAGTAG
- a CDS encoding 2,5-diamino-6-(ribosylamino)-4(3H)-pyrimidinone 5'-phosphate reductase — protein MHVHVNAAESVDGKLSTREREQVPISGPADFDRMDELRAGVDGVLVGVGTVLADDPRLTVKDADRRARRERHGKPANPARVVADSRARTPPDAEVLDNAAATYVLVSEDADDADVAALSASGATVITAGSGRVDLTAAFDRLEAHGVERLLVEGGGELIFSLFEADLVDRLTVYVGSVVIGGRDAPTLADGEGFTDPDSFPELSLTEVERLDDGVVLAYDA, from the coding sequence GTGCACGTCCACGTGAACGCCGCCGAGAGCGTCGACGGGAAGCTCTCGACACGCGAGCGCGAGCAGGTGCCGATCTCCGGCCCGGCGGACTTCGACCGGATGGACGAGCTCCGGGCGGGCGTCGACGGCGTGCTGGTCGGGGTCGGAACCGTGCTGGCGGACGATCCGAGGTTGACCGTCAAGGACGCCGACAGGCGCGCCCGGCGGGAACGCCACGGAAAGCCGGCGAACCCCGCCCGCGTGGTCGCAGACTCCCGCGCACGGACGCCGCCGGACGCCGAAGTGCTGGACAATGCAGCTGCGACGTACGTGCTCGTGAGCGAAGACGCCGACGACGCCGACGTGGCAGCGCTCTCGGCGTCCGGTGCGACCGTGATCACGGCGGGGTCCGGGCGAGTCGACCTCACCGCGGCGTTCGACCGTCTCGAAGCGCACGGCGTCGAGCGCCTGCTCGTCGAGGGCGGCGGCGAGCTCATCTTCTCGCTGTTCGAGGCCGACCTCGTCGACCGGCTGACCGTCTACGTCGGCTCGGTCGTGATCGGCGGCCGGGACGCGCCGACGCTCGCGGACGGCGAAGGGTTCACCGACCCCGACTCCTTCCCGGAGCTGTCGCTGACGGAGGTC